From one Micromonospora siamensis genomic stretch:
- a CDS encoding ABC transporter permease — protein MRVSRWLADRWVMIVALLVLGYLSLPILVVAGLSFNRPSSRLSYDFHEFTLDNWRNPCATSDMCDAVVRSVQIGFIATAVSTVLGTLMAFALVRHRFRGRSGINVLIFLPMATPELVMGTSLLALFVAAGVPQGFWTIVIAHVMFCVSFVVVTVKARLAGMDSRLEEAAMDLYASEWQTFRRITLPLVLPGIVAAALLAFSLSFDDFIITNFNAGTTVTFPMYVWGAAQRGIPPQVNVIGTAMFAIALLLVGASSLRGRRARRAALAAPVATAGAPKSAS, from the coding sequence ATGAGAGTCTCGCGTTGGCTCGCCGACCGGTGGGTGATGATCGTCGCCCTGCTGGTGCTCGGCTACCTGTCGCTGCCGATCCTGGTGGTCGCCGGCCTGTCCTTCAACCGGCCCTCCAGCCGGCTGTCGTACGACTTCCACGAGTTCACCCTCGACAACTGGCGTAACCCGTGCGCCACCTCCGACATGTGCGACGCCGTGGTCCGCAGCGTGCAGATCGGCTTCATCGCCACCGCCGTCTCCACCGTGCTCGGCACCCTGATGGCGTTCGCACTGGTCCGGCACCGGTTCCGGGGCCGCTCCGGGATCAACGTGCTGATCTTCCTGCCGATGGCCACGCCGGAGCTGGTGATGGGCACCTCGCTGCTCGCCCTCTTCGTGGCCGCCGGGGTGCCGCAGGGCTTCTGGACCATCGTCATCGCGCACGTCATGTTCTGCGTCTCGTTCGTGGTGGTGACGGTGAAGGCGCGGCTGGCCGGCATGGACAGCCGGCTGGAGGAGGCCGCGATGGACCTCTACGCCAGCGAGTGGCAGACCTTCCGCCGGATCACCCTGCCGCTGGTGCTGCCCGGCATCGTGGCCGCCGCCCTGCTCGCCTTCTCGCTGAGCTTCGACGACTTCATCATCACGAACTTCAACGCCGGCACCACGGTCACCTTCCCGATGTACGTCTGGGGTGCCGCCCAGCGGGGCATCCCGCCGCAGGTCAACGTGATCGGCACGGCGATGTTCGCCATCGCGCTGCTGCTGGTCGGGGCGAGTTCACTGCGCGGCCGGCGGGCCCGTCGGGCGGCTCTCGCGGCCCCGGTGGCGACCGCCGGCGCGCCGAAGAGCGCGTCATGA
- a CDS encoding NAD(P)/FAD-dependent oxidoreductase has product MTLPHTGRALADAAPVPYWLDRPERPDPLPPLAGEQTADLLVVGGGYSGLWAALLARRDDPSRDVLLVEAGTCGWAASGRNGGFCAASLTHGLANGVDRFPGEVDELEWLGRQNLAAIAATVEAYGIDCDFERTGELAVAVAPYQLDGLAEDAELARRYGHDVRLLDADEVRAEVASPTYLGGMWDRDRVAMLDPAKLAWGLRRACLAEGVRIAEHTRVTGLRADGAALRAATAGGRDGLPGAVRAGQVVLATNAFPPLLRRLRAWIVPVYDYALMTEPLTAEQRKAVGWANRQGLADVGNQFHYYRITADDRILFGGYDAVYHYGNRVAPELEQRATTFTALADHFFTTFPQLDDLRFSHSWGGVIDTCTRFCPFFGTAYDGRLAYAAGFTGLGVGATRFGARVMLDLLGGVETPLTRLDLVRRKPLPFPPEPVRATGINLTRWSLARADTHEGRRNVWLRTLDRLGLGFDS; this is encoded by the coding sequence ATGACCCTCCCGCATACCGGCCGGGCGCTGGCCGACGCCGCGCCCGTGCCGTACTGGCTGGACCGCCCGGAACGCCCCGACCCGCTGCCGCCGCTGGCCGGTGAGCAGACCGCCGACCTGCTGGTGGTCGGCGGCGGCTACAGCGGGCTGTGGGCGGCGCTGCTGGCCAGGCGCGACGATCCCAGCCGGGACGTGCTGCTGGTCGAGGCGGGCACCTGCGGCTGGGCGGCCTCCGGGCGCAACGGCGGCTTCTGCGCCGCCTCGCTCACCCACGGGCTGGCCAACGGGGTGGACCGGTTCCCCGGCGAGGTCGACGAGCTGGAGTGGCTGGGCCGGCAGAACCTGGCGGCCATCGCCGCCACCGTCGAGGCGTACGGGATCGACTGCGACTTCGAGCGCACCGGCGAGCTGGCGGTGGCCGTGGCGCCCTACCAGCTCGACGGGCTCGCCGAGGACGCCGAGCTGGCCCGCCGGTACGGCCACGACGTGCGGCTGCTCGACGCCGACGAGGTGCGCGCCGAGGTGGCCTCTCCGACGTACCTCGGTGGGATGTGGGACCGCGACCGGGTGGCCATGCTCGACCCGGCGAAGCTGGCCTGGGGCCTGCGCCGCGCCTGCCTGGCCGAGGGGGTGCGGATCGCCGAGCACACCCGGGTGACCGGGCTGCGCGCCGACGGGGCCGCGCTGCGGGCCGCCACCGCCGGCGGTCGGGACGGCCTGCCCGGCGCGGTGCGGGCCGGCCAGGTGGTGCTCGCCACCAACGCCTTCCCACCACTGCTGCGCCGGCTGCGCGCCTGGATCGTCCCGGTGTACGACTACGCGCTGATGACCGAGCCGTTGACCGCCGAGCAGCGCAAGGCGGTCGGCTGGGCCAACCGGCAGGGGCTGGCCGACGTCGGCAACCAGTTCCACTACTACCGGATCACCGCCGACGACCGGATCCTCTTCGGCGGGTACGACGCGGTCTACCACTACGGCAACCGGGTCGCCCCGGAACTGGAGCAGCGGGCGACCACCTTCACCGCCCTCGCCGACCACTTCTTCACCACCTTCCCGCAGCTCGACGATCTGCGGTTCAGCCACTCCTGGGGCGGGGTCATCGACACCTGCACCCGGTTCTGCCCGTTCTTCGGCACCGCCTACGACGGGCGGTTGGCGTACGCGGCCGGTTTCACCGGGCTCGGTGTCGGGGCCACCCGGTTCGGCGCCCGGGTGATGCTGGACCTGTTGGGCGGGGTGGAGACCCCGCTGACCCGGCTGGACCTGGTCCGCCGCAAGCCGCTGCCGTTCCCGCCGGAGCCCGTCCGGGCCACCGGCATCAATCTCACCCGCTGGTCGCTGGCCCGTGCCGACACGCACGAGGGCCGGCGCAACGTCTGGCTCCGTACGCTCGATCGTCTTGGACTGGGGTTCGATTCCTGA
- a CDS encoding saccharopine dehydrogenase family protein: MRILLVGAGGVGSAAVAIAARRSFFETVVVADYDLARAERAVADLDSRFRPARVDASSADAVAALCREHRITHVLNAVDPRFVMSIFDGAYAAGADYLDMAMSLSRPHPSRPHAETGVKLGDEQFAVADDWARAGRLALCGVGIEPGLSDVFARYAADELFTEIDEVGVRDGANLTVDGYDFAPSFSIWTTIEECLNPPVVWEADRGWYTTPPFSEPEVFDFPEGIGPVECVNVEHEEVLLIPRWVKAKRVTFKYGLGDEFIEVLKTLHKLGLDSTKPVSVRGAEVSPRDVVAACLPDPATLGGKMRGKTCAGTYVTGTGVDGRPRRVYLYHVVDNEWSMREYGHQAVVWQTAVNPVVALELLATGAWSGAGVLGPEALPPKPFLDLLTGYGSPWGMEER, from the coding sequence ATGCGCATCCTGCTCGTCGGCGCCGGTGGCGTCGGCTCCGCCGCCGTAGCCATCGCCGCCCGCCGTTCCTTCTTCGAGACCGTGGTGGTCGCCGACTACGACCTCGCCCGCGCCGAGCGGGCGGTCGCCGACCTGGACTCCCGGTTCCGTCCCGCCCGGGTCGACGCGTCGTCGGCCGACGCCGTCGCCGCGCTCTGCCGGGAGCACCGGATCACCCACGTACTGAACGCCGTCGACCCGCGCTTCGTCATGTCGATCTTCGACGGCGCGTACGCCGCCGGGGCCGACTACCTGGACATGGCGATGTCGCTGTCCCGGCCGCACCCGTCGCGCCCGCACGCCGAGACCGGGGTCAAGCTCGGCGACGAGCAGTTCGCCGTGGCCGACGACTGGGCGCGCGCCGGCCGGCTGGCGCTCTGTGGTGTCGGCATCGAGCCGGGCCTGTCCGACGTGTTCGCCCGCTACGCCGCCGACGAGCTCTTCACCGAGATCGACGAGGTCGGGGTACGCGACGGCGCGAACCTGACCGTCGACGGCTACGACTTCGCCCCGTCCTTCTCCATCTGGACCACCATCGAGGAGTGCCTGAACCCGCCGGTGGTGTGGGAGGCCGACCGGGGCTGGTACACCACCCCGCCGTTCAGCGAGCCGGAGGTCTTCGACTTCCCCGAGGGCATCGGCCCGGTCGAGTGCGTCAACGTGGAGCACGAGGAGGTGCTGCTCATCCCGCGCTGGGTGAAGGCGAAGCGGGTCACCTTCAAGTACGGCCTCGGCGACGAGTTCATCGAGGTGCTCAAGACGCTGCACAAGCTCGGCCTGGACTCGACGAAGCCGGTCAGCGTACGGGGCGCCGAGGTGTCGCCGCGGGACGTGGTGGCCGCCTGCCTGCCCGACCCGGCCACGCTGGGCGGGAAGATGCGCGGCAAGACCTGCGCCGGCACGTACGTCACCGGCACCGGGGTGGACGGCCGGCCGCGCCGGGTGTACCTCTACCACGTGGTCGACAACGAGTGGTCGATGCGGGAGTACGGCCACCAGGCCGTGGTCTGGCAGACCGCGGTCAACCCGGTGGTGGCCCTGGAGCTGCTGGCCACCGGCGCCTGGTCCGGCGCGGGCGTGCTCGGGCCCGAGGCGCTGCCGCCGAAACCCTTCCTGGATCTGCTCACCGGCTACGGCTCGCCCTGGGGGATGGAGGAGCGGTGA
- the speB gene encoding agmatinase → MTRYGPMYGPDVTFLGVPPCTIEEPVTYADADVVIVGAPFDGGTSHRPGTRFGPSAIRQACYLPHDGSRPSLALRVDALRDLCVYDAGDVEMFAGDIERSLHALEQAVHAVAAAGAIPVVLGGDHSIALPDATGVARHHGLGRVSLVHFDAHADTGDVEFGSLHGHGQPMRRLIESGAVRGDRFLQIGLRGYWPGPETLSWMAEQRMRSYEMTELVARGLDECLTEAFDIATDECEGVFLSVDVDVVDPGMAPGTGTPEPGGLTSRQLLDAVRRVCYELPVVGVDVVEVAPPYDHADITAFLGNRVVLEALSAIARRRRDAAGGPSWDPRQPLLDGR, encoded by the coding sequence GTGACCCGCTACGGCCCGATGTACGGCCCCGACGTGACCTTCCTCGGCGTGCCGCCGTGCACCATCGAGGAGCCGGTGACGTACGCCGACGCCGATGTGGTGATCGTCGGCGCCCCCTTCGACGGCGGCACGTCGCACCGGCCCGGCACCCGGTTCGGCCCGTCCGCCATCCGGCAGGCCTGCTACCTGCCGCACGACGGCTCCCGCCCGTCGCTGGCGTTGCGGGTCGACGCCCTGCGGGACCTCTGCGTCTACGACGCGGGGGACGTGGAGATGTTCGCCGGTGACATCGAGCGGTCGCTGCACGCCCTGGAGCAGGCCGTGCACGCCGTCGCGGCGGCCGGCGCGATCCCGGTGGTGCTCGGCGGCGACCACTCGATCGCCCTGCCCGACGCCACCGGGGTGGCCCGCCACCACGGTCTGGGCCGGGTGTCGCTGGTGCACTTCGACGCGCACGCCGACACCGGGGACGTCGAGTTCGGCTCCCTGCACGGGCACGGCCAGCCGATGCGCCGGCTCATCGAGTCCGGCGCGGTACGCGGCGACCGGTTCCTCCAGATCGGCCTGCGCGGCTACTGGCCGGGGCCGGAGACGCTCTCCTGGATGGCCGAGCAGCGGATGCGCTCCTACGAGATGACCGAGCTGGTGGCGCGTGGCCTCGACGAGTGCCTGACCGAGGCGTTCGACATCGCCACCGACGAGTGCGAGGGGGTGTTCCTCTCCGTCGACGTGGACGTGGTGGACCCGGGCATGGCGCCCGGCACCGGCACCCCCGAACCGGGTGGCCTGACCTCGCGGCAGCTGCTCGACGCGGTCCGCCGGGTTTGTTACGAGCTGCCGGTGGTCGGGGTGGACGTGGTCGAGGTCGCCCCGCCGTACGACCACGCCGACATCACCGCCTTCCTCGGCAACCGGGTGGTGCTGGAGGCGTTGTCGGCGATCGCCCGCCGTCGTCGGGACGCCGCCGGTGGACCGTCGTGGGATCCCCGCCAACCGCTGCTGGACGGTCGCTGA
- a CDS encoding G5 domain-containing protein, with product MPPYSGPPQPYPVPPTGGRPGWFHRLSPGRRVGVLVGGVLMSVLLLCCLGTAIVAAFTDPEQPKATGADRTAGQAAPVAEQPIAVLPSTAEPTSAAPETTAPSPTTASPATASTAAASPTTARPTPPPTPAAPKVTTRTETRTQPIAHGTRTVEDSSLAEGKRVVRTRGVDGVRTLTYRVTLTDGVRTDRTLVSSTVTRKPVTEVIAVGTKQERQCDPNYSGCVPVASDVDCAGGSGNGPAYVSGPIRVIGIDIYRLDSDKDGVACED from the coding sequence ATGCCGCCGTACTCCGGCCCGCCCCAGCCGTACCCCGTCCCGCCCACCGGTGGCCGACCCGGGTGGTTCCACCGACTCAGCCCCGGCCGCCGGGTCGGCGTGCTCGTCGGTGGGGTGCTGATGTCGGTGCTGCTGCTCTGCTGCCTCGGTACGGCGATCGTCGCCGCCTTCACCGATCCCGAGCAGCCGAAGGCCACCGGCGCCGACCGTACCGCCGGCCAGGCGGCGCCGGTCGCCGAGCAGCCCATCGCGGTGCTGCCCAGCACGGCGGAGCCGACCTCGGCGGCGCCGGAGACCACCGCCCCGAGCCCGACCACCGCCAGCCCGGCCACCGCCAGCACGGCCGCCGCCAGCCCGACCACGGCCCGCCCCACGCCGCCGCCCACCCCGGCCGCGCCCAAGGTGACCACCCGGACCGAGACGCGGACGCAGCCGATCGCGCACGGGACCCGGACCGTGGAGGACTCCTCGCTGGCCGAGGGGAAGCGGGTGGTCCGCACCAGGGGCGTCGACGGCGTACGCACCCTGACCTACCGGGTCACCCTCACCGACGGGGTACGCACCGACCGGACGTTGGTCAGCTCGACGGTGACCCGCAAGCCGGTGACCGAGGTGATCGCCGTCGGCACCAAGCAGGAGCGGCAGTGCGACCCGAACTACAGCGGCTGCGTGCCGGTCGCCAGCGACGTCGACTGCGCCGGCGGCAGCGGCAACGGTCCGGCGTACGTCAGCGGCCCGATCCGCGTGATCGGCATTGACATCTACCGGCTCGACAGTGACAAGGACGGCGTGGCCTGCGAAGACTGA